A single genomic interval of Vairimorpha necatrix chromosome 5, complete sequence harbors:
- a CDS encoding Rho Ras-like GTP-binding protein, whose amino-acid sequence MVDGRQVLLKHIVVLGYGTCGKTSILNRQINHKFDEKLESTIFTSANIEYKEKNYLVKLNLWDTAEQDEFSRFKHLVLPNDHYVLICFNVDNRKSYSEVTNTIIPQINKIYPETKYFLAATKIDLRGDKKTLEKLASEGDSPITQNEGMRF is encoded by the coding sequence ATGGTTGACGGCAGAcaagttttattaaagcATATCGTCGTCTTGGGATATGGGACATGTGGTAAAAcaagtattttaaatagaCAAATAAACCATAAATTTGACGAGAAATTGGAATCTACTATATTTACATCAGCAAATatagaatataaagaaaaaaattatctagTCAAATTGAATCTCTGGGACACCGCAGAACAAGACGAATTTAGTCGATTTAAACATTTGGTTTTGCCAAATGACCATTACGTCTTAATTTGCTTTAATGTTGACAATCGTAAATCTTACAGTGAAGTAACAAACACAATTATTCctcaaattaataaaatttacccCGAGACGAAATATTTTCTGGCTGCTACTAAAATAGATTTAAGGGGTGACAAAAAGACACTTGAGAAATTGGCGAGTGAAGGAGACTCGCCCATAACACAGAACGAAGGAATGAGATTTTAA